Below is a genomic region from Streptomyces sp. RPA4-2.
CGGCTTCGAGCACGCGGCGTCGCTGGGCCTGACGGCCGCGGGACTCGCCGTGACGGGACCCGGCCGGATCTCGCTGGACCATCTGCTCGGCCACACCGTGAACCGGGGCTGGATGGTCCCCGCCGCGCTGGGTGTGACGGCCGCGGCCACGCTGGCCGTGGTGGGGGCGCGCACCAAGCGGGTGCGGCGGGCCGCCGAGGGTGAACAGGCGACGCTCTTCGACGAGTAGGAGCGAGGTCACGGCTCCCGGGGCCACGGGCCACGGGTCCACGGGTCCACGAACAGGCGTCGGGCGCGCCGCCCGTGGGGAGGCTGGTCCCATGGCTGATGAAGACGTCTGGGACGCGATCGACCGTCTGCACGACTGGCTCGACGCCGGCCGGACGCGAGAGGTCCGGGCGCACGACGACCGGACGAACGATGGGCGGACGCACGACGACCGGACGCGGGCGAACGACGACCGGGAGAACGACGGCCGTGAGGAGCTGCTCCTGCGCATCCTGAAGCTGTCGGAGGAGGTCGGCGAAGTCGCCCGGGCGGTGATCGGCGCGACCGGCCAGAACCCGCGCAAGGGCACCACGCACACCTGGGACGACGTACGGTCCGAGCTCTGCGACGTCGTGATCACGGGCCTGGTCGCTCTGCGCACCCTGGCGCCGGACGCCCGCGAGGTGTTCACGGCCCACCTGGCGGGCGTCACGGACCGGTCCCTCGGGACGGGCCGGAGCTGAGCCGCACCGCGGGGTGGGCGCCGAACCGTCGTACCGCCGTCTGAGAAGGTGACCGTATGCGCCTGATTCTCGTCCGCCACGGACAGACACCGTCCAATGTGGAGTTCCTGCTGGACACCGCCGCGCCGGGACCGGGGCTCACGGCCCTCGGGGACAAACAGGCCGCCGCGCTGCCCCAGGCACTGGCGGACGAGGAGATCGACGCGCTGTACGCCTCGACACTGACCCGCGCCCGGCTGACCGCCGCCCCGCTGGCGGCCGCGCGCGGGCTGGAGGTACGTGTCCGGGAGGGCATCCGCGAACTGTCCGCCGGGGACCTGGAGATGCTGCGCGGGGACACCGAGGAAGCGCGGGCGTACCTCACGACGGCGTTCGCCTGGGCATCGGGCAACACCGCGCTGCGGATGCCGGGCGGGGAGAGCGGCGCGGAGGCGCTGGACCGGTTCGACACGGTGGTCGCGGAGGCCGCGGCGAGCGGGGCCGGTGCCGTCGCGATGGTCAGTCACGGCGCCGCGATCCGGGTGTGGACGGCGGCGCGCGCGCACAACGTCGAGGTGTCCTTCGCCACCGGCCACCGGCTGGACAACACCGACGTGGTGATCCTGGAGGGTTCCCCGGCGGGCGGCTGGACGGCCGTGTCCTGGGCGGGCACACCGCTGGGCGACGCGGCTCCCGGCCGGGAGAGCGGGCCGACGGGTCAGCCGCTGGGCCCCGCCGGGGAGACGCCGGTACCGGACGAGTAGCCACCGGCGCCCCCGGGCCGCTTACCGCCCGAGCCCCTCGGGCCCCCGTCCCCAGCCCGTCCGGCTCCCGCCCGAGCCCTCGGGTCCCCCGCCGCCCCTCGGGTCCCCCGCCGCCCCTCGGGTCCCCGCGCGGCCCTCACCCCGGCGGCATGTTGTACGGCGTGACGACCTGGATCGCCGACGGGAGGGACGGGCCCTCGTCCGGGAGGGCCTGGTGGGCCCGCATGATGGTCTGGCAGGCGCGGCGCATGTCCTGGCGCAGGTCGTGGTGGAGCACCGCGGACAGCCGCCGCTCCCCCAGGAGCCGGGTGTTGTCGTGGTCCAGGTCGTGCGCGACGAAGGCCAGCAGGTCCCGGCCGAGCGCGTCGAAGGCCTCGATGGTCGCGGTGTTCCCGCCGCCGATGGAGTAGACGGCGTTGATCTCCGGGTCCCGCTCCAGGGCCTCGCGGACGAGCTCCCGCTGGGTGGAGTCGAGCCCGTCGCTGTCGGTGACCTCGACCAGCCGGCGTTCCGGCCGCGCGGCGCGCATCTCGCTGCGGAAGCCCATCTCGCGCTCCTCCTCGTTGCGGAAGGAGCCCCGGCTGATGGTGACGAGCACATGGCCTGGACCCTCGCCGAGCCACTGCCGGATCAGGTAGGCGGCGGTCGCTCCGGCGGCCCGGTTGTCGATGCCGACGTACGCCCTGCGCGGGCTGCTGGGCAGGTCCGTCACGAGCGTGACCACGGGGATGCCGGCCGCCACCAGCCGTCCGACCGCGGTGGTGACCTCGGGCACGTCGGGCGCCTTCAGGATCACCCCCTGCGAGCCGCGCGCGGCGATCCCGTCCAGGTCCTTCACCAGCTCCGCCGCGGGGTCCGTCTCCCGGAAGTGGAAGCGTGAGCGCACGATCGCCGGGTGCAGGGACGGCAGTTCGGCCTCCAGGGCGTCGCGCACCGCGGAGGAGAACCGCTCCGGGGTCTGCATCACGATGTCGATCATGAAGGTGCGCCCGCCGATGCGGACCTGGGTGCGCTGGCGGTCCAGGTCCTCGACGGCCTGCCGCACCTCCCGGGCCGTGCTGTCGCGGACGCCGCCCCGGCGGTTGAGGACCCGGTCGACCGTCGCCTCGCTCAGACCGGCCTGACGGGCGATCTCACGGATCGTATAGGGGTGTCCCATGGCTGTTCCCGGAAGTCGTTGATGGGTTTTTGATGGGTTTCTGCTCATTGAATGATGGGCTCGGGTTCATAAGACTGACGGAAACGGCCGCGCGGCGAAAGGACCCTGCATGGCTTCCCAGGATGCGGGACCACGGGTGTGGCTGAGCGGGGACACGGACTGCGATCTCGACGCCTTCCGCGCGCTGGTCGCCGAGCACACCGATCCGCGCGACTACCCGTACGCCGCCGAAGTCGCGCGGAACGTTCCGCTCTACGACAGCGACCGTGTCCGGGCGGCCGACCCGACGGCGGTGCGGACCGAGTGGGTGCGCGCGCTGCTGGACGGGCCCGGCATCGTGGTGCTCCGGGGCGCGTTCGCGGACCTCGACCTGGTGGACCGGGCCTCGGACGTCTTCCGGGCGCTGATCGCGCGGGAGCGGGCGAGCGGCACGGCCCGCGGTGACCACTTCGCGAAGCCCGGCGCCAACGACCGGGTGTGGAGCGCCCTGGACAAGACGGCCCTGCACGCTCCCGACGTCTTCGCCGACTACTACGCCAACGACATGCTGGCCCTGGTCTGCGAGGCCTGGCTCGGCCCCGGCTACCAGGTCACCTCCCAGATCAACGTGGTCAACCCGGGCGGCGCGGCGCAGAGCGTGCACCGGGACTACCACCTCGGTTTCCTCTCCGACGAGCGCGCGGCCCGCTATCCGGCGCACGTCCACCGGCTCTCCCCCGTGCTCACCCTCCAGGGCGCGGTGGCGCACTGCGACATGCCCGTGGAGTCCGGCCCGACGCTGTACCTGCCGCACTCCCAGAAGTACGAGCCCGGCTACCTGGCCTGGCGGCGCCCGGAGTTCACCGCGTACTTCGAGGAGCACCACGTGCAGCTCCCGCTGGCCAAGGGGGACGCGGTCTTCTTCAACCCCGCGCTCTTCCACGCGGCGGGCCACAACCGCACGACGGACGTCAGGCGGATGGCGAACCTGCTGCAGATCTCCTCGGCCTTCGGCCGCGCGATGGAGACGGTGGACCGGGAGTCGATGGTGAACGCGCTGTTCCCGGTGCTGCTGCGGCGCCGGAGCGCGGGCGTCGGCGAGGCGTGGCTGCGCCGGGTGGTGGCGGCCTGCGCGGAGGGTTACCCCTTCCCCACGGACCTCGATCGGGACCCGCCCCTGGAGGGGCTCGCCCCGCCGTCCCAGGCCGACACGGTGTGGCGGGCCCTGACGGAGGAGTGGAGCCCCGGGCGGCTGCGCCAGGAACTGCGGGACGGCGCCGAGCGCCGCCGCACTTGAGTACTCACGTCAGGGGAGAACCGATGGGACCACTTCTCGAGGACAGGGTCGTCCTCGTCAACGGCGGCAGTCAGGGCGTCGGCGCGGGTGTCGTACGGGCGGCCGTCCGCGAGGGCGCGACGGTCGCGTTCACCGGGCGACGCGCCGAACCCGGTGAGCGGTTCGCCGCGGAGAGCGGCGCCACCTTCGTACGGGCCGATCTCGCCGATCCCGCGCAGGCACGCGCCGGCGTCGAGCGGGTCGTGGCCGCGCACGGACGGCTCGACTGTCTCGTCAACGCGGCGGGACTGACCTCGCGCGGCACCCTCCTGGACACCACGCCCGAACTCTTCGACGCGCACATCGCGGTCAACCTGCGGGCGCCGTTCTTCGCGATGCAGGCGGCGGTCCGGCACCTGGTGGACCGTGGGGCGCCGGGCACCGTCGTCAACATCATCACCTCCTCCGCGCACGGCGGACAGCCGTTCCTCGCCCCGTACGTCGCCGCGAAGGCCGGGCTGGTCGGCCTGACCCGCAACGCCGCGCACGCCCACCGCTGGGACCGGATCCGGATCAACGGCCTGAACATCGGCTGGACCGACACCGAGGGCGAGGACGAGATCCAGCGCACCTTCCACGGCGCGGGCGACGACTGGCGGGAGGAGGCGGCGCGCAGCCGCCCGATGGGCAGGCTCGGCCAGGTCGACGAGATCGCCGACTTCGTCGTCTTCCTGCTCTCCGACCGCAGCGGTGTGGTCACCGGTTCGGTCGTCGACTGGGACCAGACCGTCTTCGGCGGACTCGACTGACATGCGGCCCCGGTTCCGCCCCGCGGGGCCGCGCACGGGGCTGACGGTTACGGCTTTTAGGCTTTAGGAGCAACTTCTCATGCGTATAGGCATCTTGGGACTGGGCCGGATCGGCGCCTTCCACACCGCGACGCTCGCGGGGCTCGACGCGGTGGACTCGCTGGTGGTCACCGATCCGGTGGCAGGGGCGGCCGCGGCGGCGGTCGAGCGTTTCGGGGCGACGGCGGTGGACTCCCCCGAGGCGGTGCTCGCCGCCGGGGTCGACGGCATCGTGGTGGCGGCCGCCACCGACGCGCACCCCTCGCTCATCCTGGCCGCGGTCGAGGCGGGCATCCCCGTCTTCTGCGAGAAGCCGGTGGCACGGACGGTCGAGGAGAGCGTCGCCGTGCTGCGCGCGGTCCAGGACAGCGGCGTCGAGGTGCACATCGGCTACAACCGGCGCTTCGACGCGGGCTGCGTGGCCGCGCGCAAGGCCGTGGTGAGCGGCGAACTCGGCAAGCTGCACACCGTACGCTCCACGACACTGGACCCGGCGCCGCCACCGGCCGCGTATGTGGCGGTCTCCGGCGGCATCTTCCGCGACTGCGCCGTGCACGACTTCGACATCGTGCGCTGGGTCACCGGCCGCGAGGTGGTCGAGGTGTACGCGGCCGGCGGCAACCGCGGGGCCGAGTACATCGCCGAGGCGGGCGACGTCGACACCGCGTCCGCGATCCTCACCCTCGACGACGGCACCCTCGCGCTGGTGTCCAACTCGCGCCACAACGCCCGCGGTTACGACGTCCGCCTGGAACTGCACGGCATGCGCGACAGCATCGCCGTGGGCCTGGAGGACAAACTCCCCCTGCGCTCGGTGGAACCCGGTGCCACCTTCCCCGCCGGCACCCCGCACGACTTCTTCATGGACCGCTTCGCCCCCGCCTACCGCGCCGAACTGACCGCCTTCACCGAGGTCGTCGCGGGCCGCGCCACCTCCCCGTGCACGGTCGCCGACGCGATCGAGGCGAGCTGGATCGCGGAGGCGTGCGCGTTGTCCTTGGCGGAGCACCGGGCGGTGCGGGTGGAGGAGGTACGACGGGGCTGAGCCGGTCCGGCGGGGTGCGGCCGGCCCGCCGGGTCAGCTGGGCAGGCGGCCGCCCTTGACCGCGGCGACGAACGAGGCCCAGCCGCCGGCGGGGAACACGAGCACCGGCCCGTGCGGGACCTTGCTGTCCCGCACGGGGATGCCTGCGGTGAGGTCGTCGGAGACCTCGAGGCAGGCGCCGCCGTCCGAGTTGCTGTACGAGCTCTTACGCCACGTCACGACGCTCAGGTCGATGGATCGCACGGCACTTCCTCCAACATGCGCAGGACGAACTTCCGCGACTCGGCCGGAGACAGCGCCAGGTCACGCACTGCATCGTAGGCACCTTGCAGCTTCTCGACCGCCGCGCTGTCCTCGATCAGGTCCCCACGGTGCGCGTTCTCCGTGTATGCCACCGTACGTCCCTGTGACAGACGCAGGAACCAGACGTCGGTGCTGTCAAGCCCGTAGGGACCGGCGCTGAACGGCAGCACCTGAACGGCGATGTTCCGGCGCCGCGCCATCTCAGCCAGGTACTCCAACTGCCCCCGCCACTCAGGCATGTCCAGTAACGCCGTCCGCAAGACGGCCTCGGAAAGGATGGTCCGGAAGCGGGGCGCATCCTCCCCCTCCAACAACTCCCGCCGCCCCGTGCGCGCCTCGACCTGCTGCTCGAGTTCCTTCCCCTTGAGCCCGCCCGCCGCCAGCACCTCCCGCGCGTAACCCGGCGTCTGCAACAGCCCCGGCAGGACGCTCACCGCGAAGTGCCACAGGCTCACCGCCT
It encodes:
- a CDS encoding LacI family DNA-binding transcriptional regulator; its protein translation is MGHPYTIREIARQAGLSEATVDRVLNRRGGVRDSTAREVRQAVEDLDRQRTQVRIGGRTFMIDIVMQTPERFSSAVRDALEAELPSLHPAIVRSRFHFRETDPAAELVKDLDGIAARGSQGVILKAPDVPEVTTAVGRLVAAGIPVVTLVTDLPSSPRRAYVGIDNRAAGATAAYLIRQWLGEGPGHVLVTISRGSFRNEEEREMGFRSEMRAARPERRLVEVTDSDGLDSTQRELVREALERDPEINAVYSIGGGNTATIEAFDALGRDLLAFVAHDLDHDNTRLLGERRLSAVLHHDLRQDMRRACQTIMRAHQALPDEGPSLPSAIQVVTPYNMPPG
- a CDS encoding Gfo/Idh/MocA family oxidoreductase, with translation MRIGILGLGRIGAFHTATLAGLDAVDSLVVTDPVAGAAAAAVERFGATAVDSPEAVLAAGVDGIVVAAATDAHPSLILAAVEAGIPVFCEKPVARTVEESVAVLRAVQDSGVEVHIGYNRRFDAGCVAARKAVVSGELGKLHTVRSTTLDPAPPPAAYVAVSGGIFRDCAVHDFDIVRWVTGREVVEVYAAGGNRGAEYIAEAGDVDTASAILTLDDGTLALVSNSRHNARGYDVRLELHGMRDSIAVGLEDKLPLRSVEPGATFPAGTPHDFFMDRFAPAYRAELTAFTEVVAGRATSPCTVADAIEASWIAEACALSLAEHRAVRVEEVRRG
- a CDS encoding MazG-like family protein, with the translated sequence MADEDVWDAIDRLHDWLDAGRTREVRAHDDRTNDGRTHDDRTRANDDRENDGREELLLRILKLSEEVGEVARAVIGATGQNPRKGTTHTWDDVRSELCDVVITGLVALRTLAPDAREVFTAHLAGVTDRSLGTGRS
- a CDS encoding phytanoyl-CoA dioxygenase family protein, with the translated sequence MASQDAGPRVWLSGDTDCDLDAFRALVAEHTDPRDYPYAAEVARNVPLYDSDRVRAADPTAVRTEWVRALLDGPGIVVLRGAFADLDLVDRASDVFRALIARERASGTARGDHFAKPGANDRVWSALDKTALHAPDVFADYYANDMLALVCEAWLGPGYQVTSQINVVNPGGAAQSVHRDYHLGFLSDERAARYPAHVHRLSPVLTLQGAVAHCDMPVESGPTLYLPHSQKYEPGYLAWRRPEFTAYFEEHHVQLPLAKGDAVFFNPALFHAAGHNRTTDVRRMANLLQISSAFGRAMETVDRESMVNALFPVLLRRRSAGVGEAWLRRVVAACAEGYPFPTDLDRDPPLEGLAPPSQADTVWRALTEEWSPGRLRQELRDGAERRRT
- a CDS encoding DUF397 domain-containing protein; this translates as MRSIDLSVVTWRKSSYSNSDGGACLEVSDDLTAGIPVRDSKVPHGPVLVFPAGGWASFVAAVKGGRLPS
- a CDS encoding SDR family oxidoreductase produces the protein MGPLLEDRVVLVNGGSQGVGAGVVRAAVREGATVAFTGRRAEPGERFAAESGATFVRADLADPAQARAGVERVVAAHGRLDCLVNAAGLTSRGTLLDTTPELFDAHIAVNLRAPFFAMQAAVRHLVDRGAPGTVVNIITSSAHGGQPFLAPYVAAKAGLVGLTRNAAHAHRWDRIRINGLNIGWTDTEGEDEIQRTFHGAGDDWREEAARSRPMGRLGQVDEIADFVVFLLSDRSGVVTGSVVDWDQTVFGGLD
- a CDS encoding helix-turn-helix transcriptional regulator, coding for MPQRRVITGRSQEPRQRFAEELRTLRAGSGTSLRALGERLGWDWSLFGKMEKGETLGSPEVVQALDQHYGTPGLLLALWELAAGDHTQFRERYRRYMALEAEAVSLWHFAVSVLPGLLQTPGYAREVLAAGGLKGKELEQQVEARTGRRELLEGEDAPRFRTILSEAVLRTALLDMPEWRGQLEYLAEMARRRNIAVQVLPFSAGPYGLDSTDVWFLRLSQGRTVAYTENAHRGDLIEDSAAVEKLQGAYDAVRDLALSPAESRKFVLRMLEEVPCDPST
- a CDS encoding histidine phosphatase family protein → MRLILVRHGQTPSNVEFLLDTAAPGPGLTALGDKQAAALPQALADEEIDALYASTLTRARLTAAPLAAARGLEVRVREGIRELSAGDLEMLRGDTEEARAYLTTAFAWASGNTALRMPGGESGAEALDRFDTVVAEAAASGAGAVAMVSHGAAIRVWTAARAHNVEVSFATGHRLDNTDVVILEGSPAGGWTAVSWAGTPLGDAAPGRESGPTGQPLGPAGETPVPDE